The following proteins are encoded in a genomic region of Desulfosporosinus youngiae DSM 17734:
- the thrS gene encoding threonine--tRNA ligase produces MIKVTLKDGSVREVEPGTTIAELAASISRGLAKAAVAGKVNDKMKDLTHPLTEDAEVEIITIDSDEGLDVLRHSTAHLMAQAVGNLFPGTKYGIGPSIAKGYYYDFDSEHVFTPDDLERIEKEMNRLVKEKYEFKRKEVSRAEALAHFNELGEKYKVELIEGLPDDATISMYTQGNFTDLCAGPHLPSTANIKAFKLMNLAGAYWRGSEKNKMLQRIYGTAFAKASDLEDHLFKLEEAKRRDHRKLGLELDLFSLHDEGPGFPFFHPKGMVLRNALEDFWRQEHRKRGYQEIKTPIILNRSMWEQSGHWDHYKDNMYFTEIDDQDFAVKPMNCPGGMIMYKTKMRSYRDLPLRVGELGLVHRHELSGALHGLLRVRNFTQDDAHIFMLPSQIKEELIGVIELVDYFYKIFGFDYHVELSTRPEDSMGSDEDWETATRSLQEALEEKGIDYKVNPGDGAFYGPKIDFHVQDCLDRTWQCGTIQLDFQMPEKFDLSYIGEDGQKHRPVMIHRVVYGSIERFIALLTEHYAGAFPVWLAPVQVRILPISERHHDYAKSIASRLNELDIRVETDERKEKIGYKIREAQTEKIPFTLVVGDQEAETDMAAVRRYGQGNAGEKMSIDEFIVLIQEEIKSKKMLKVNLKED; encoded by the coding sequence GTGATTAAGGTTACTTTAAAAGACGGCTCTGTACGCGAGGTTGAACCAGGAACCACTATAGCGGAGCTTGCGGCATCCATCTCACGGGGATTGGCGAAGGCAGCTGTAGCCGGTAAAGTCAATGATAAGATGAAAGACCTGACTCATCCGCTTACAGAAGATGCGGAAGTGGAGATCATAACCATAGATAGTGATGAAGGATTAGATGTTTTAAGGCACTCTACGGCACACTTGATGGCCCAAGCGGTAGGCAATCTATTTCCAGGGACAAAATACGGGATCGGACCATCGATTGCTAAAGGTTATTACTATGACTTTGATTCTGAACATGTTTTTACTCCGGATGATTTAGAGCGTATTGAGAAGGAAATGAACCGTCTTGTCAAGGAAAAGTATGAATTTAAACGGAAGGAAGTCTCTCGAGCTGAGGCTTTAGCCCATTTTAATGAATTGGGTGAAAAATACAAGGTTGAACTTATTGAGGGTCTGCCGGATGATGCGACGATTTCTATGTACACTCAAGGAAATTTCACAGATCTTTGCGCCGGCCCCCATTTACCTTCGACAGCGAACATTAAAGCGTTTAAGCTTATGAACTTAGCAGGCGCGTATTGGCGGGGGAGCGAAAAAAATAAGATGCTCCAGCGCATTTACGGAACAGCCTTTGCTAAAGCTTCGGATTTAGAGGATCATCTTTTTAAATTGGAAGAAGCTAAACGTCGTGATCATCGTAAGCTCGGTTTAGAACTCGATCTTTTTAGCTTACACGACGAGGGTCCCGGGTTCCCATTCTTCCATCCTAAAGGCATGGTTTTACGCAATGCGTTAGAAGATTTCTGGAGGCAGGAACACCGTAAACGCGGATATCAAGAGATTAAGACTCCTATTATTTTGAATCGATCCATGTGGGAACAATCAGGACACTGGGATCACTATAAAGATAATATGTATTTCACAGAAATTGATGATCAGGATTTTGCCGTTAAACCTATGAACTGTCCGGGCGGCATGATTATGTATAAGACAAAAATGCGCAGCTATCGTGATCTGCCGCTTCGAGTGGGGGAACTGGGACTTGTGCACCGGCATGAACTTTCGGGTGCTCTCCACGGGTTACTCCGGGTTCGAAACTTTACTCAGGATGACGCTCACATCTTCATGCTGCCATCACAAATTAAGGAGGAGCTTATCGGGGTTATTGAGCTCGTTGACTATTTCTACAAGATTTTCGGTTTTGATTATCATGTGGAATTATCGACCCGTCCTGAAGATTCTATGGGTTCGGATGAGGATTGGGAAACAGCTACCAGATCCCTGCAAGAGGCCTTAGAAGAGAAAGGTATCGATTATAAGGTTAACCCAGGTGACGGGGCTTTCTACGGCCCTAAGATTGATTTCCATGTGCAGGATTGCCTCGATCGGACTTGGCAGTGCGGCACAATTCAACTTGATTTTCAGATGCCTGAGAAGTTTGACTTATCCTATATTGGAGAAGACGGTCAAAAACATCGTCCGGTTATGATTCACCGGGTTGTATATGGAAGTATTGAGCGGTTTATTGCTCTTTTGACAGAGCATTATGCGGGAGCTTTTCCAGTTTGGCTGGCACCGGTCCAAGTGCGTATCCTTCCGATTAGTGAGCGGCACCATGACTATGCTAAATCCATTGCTTCCCGCCTCAACGAACTTGATATAAGAGTCGAAACAGATGAGCGCAAAGAAAAGATCGGCTATAAAATTCGGGAGGCTCAAACAGAGAAGATTCCGTTTACATTGGTTGTCGGGGATCAGGAAGCAGAGACGGACATGGCTGCCGTTCGAAGGTACGGACAAGGGAACGCCGGAGAAAAGATGTCGATTGATGAGTTTATAGTGCTTATTCAAGAAGAAATTAAGAGTAAGAAAATGCTGAAAGTTAATCTCAAAGAAGATTAA
- the infC gene encoding translation initiation factor IF-3, producing MSKDLRINDEIRVRDVRLVGEEGEQLGIMTARDALNLAIEKSLDLVEIAPTAKPPVCKLMDYGKYKYEQAKRDKEARKKQKSMEIKEVKLRPNIEDHDFETKARNAQRFLQDGDKVKVTIMFRGREVTHPELGRALCIRLAEFCKAECAVEREPKLEGRNMIMILASTKHD from the coding sequence ATTAGCAAGGACTTAAGAATTAATGATGAAATCCGGGTAAGGGATGTCCGTCTCGTCGGCGAAGAAGGGGAACAACTTGGGATCATGACGGCTAGAGATGCTTTGAACCTGGCAATCGAAAAATCGTTAGATCTGGTCGAGATCGCACCGACGGCCAAACCTCCGGTTTGCAAACTAATGGATTATGGCAAGTACAAGTATGAGCAAGCTAAACGAGACAAAGAAGCTCGTAAAAAGCAAAAAAGCATGGAAATCAAAGAAGTCAAATTGCGTCCGAACATTGAGGACCATGACTTTGAAACCAAAGCTCGCAATGCCCAACGGTTCCTTCAGGATGGGGATAAAGTAAAGGTGACAATCATGTTCCGCGGACGTGAAGTCACCCATCCAGAGTTGGGCAGAGCCTTATGTATCCGACTTGCTGAGTTTTGCAAAGCTGAGTGCGCTGTGGAGCGTGAGCCAAAACTCGAGGGTCGAAACATGATTATGATTTTAGCTTCAACTAAACACGACTAA
- the rpmI gene encoding 50S ribosomal protein L35: MPKMKTHRGAAKRFKKTGTGKIVRMHAFTSHILEKKSPKRKRNLRKSTVMHKSDAKRIASIVAYL; this comes from the coding sequence ATGCCAAAAATGAAAACTCACCGTGGCGCAGCTAAGCGCTTTAAGAAAACAGGAACTGGCAAAATTGTTCGCATGCATGCGTTTACAAGCCACATTTTGGAGAAGAAGTCTCCGAAAAGAAAACGAAATCTACGTAAATCAACCGTAATGCATAAAAGCGATGCAAAACGAATTGCAAGCATCGTCGCC